From a single Bacillus sp. BGMRC 2118 genomic region:
- a CDS encoding DNA repair exonuclease — MSRVSFIHTADLHLDSPFIGLRNLPQKILQRVQESTFVSLKRIIDYAILKRVDFILISGDLYDSKQRSLKAQIRLRDEMKRLEKEGIVAYIIHGNHDPLNGSWLDLDWPSNVHFFNDKAEAIPFYKNGQVEAYIYGYSYPTRDVTENIAIKYEREKAECFHIGLLHGTISSNTEHVPYAPFLLKDLQDKGFDYWALGHIHQRQVLSDSPPIVYPGNIQGRHKKEEGPKGCMYVELTEESSDLSFWETCDVLWESIEVSICDESTIDQLLQACQEKVEEKRKQHQGVLVNLLITGTGNLSSSLQSDEVIEDIVTSLQEIEENREDFVYVYTYKNQTTSIQNLEKWKNEEHFIGDLVKHTEDYNGFEDALSTLYQHRHVRKFIKPLTDDEKQELLKEAESWMMHELLSSGK; from the coding sequence TTGTCACGTGTATCGTTTATCCACACCGCCGATTTACACTTGGATAGTCCTTTTATTGGTTTAAGAAATTTACCTCAGAAAATACTCCAGAGAGTTCAAGAGAGTACGTTTGTTTCATTAAAAAGGATCATTGATTATGCCATTTTGAAAAGAGTTGACTTTATCCTCATATCAGGGGACTTATATGACTCCAAACAACGTAGCTTAAAAGCACAAATTCGTTTGAGAGATGAAATGAAACGGCTTGAAAAGGAAGGAATTGTAGCATACATTATTCATGGAAATCATGATCCTTTAAATGGGTCGTGGTTAGATTTAGATTGGCCGAGCAATGTCCATTTCTTCAATGATAAAGCAGAGGCAATACCGTTTTATAAAAATGGTCAAGTAGAGGCTTATATTTATGGGTACAGCTACCCAACAAGAGATGTTACCGAAAATATAGCGATAAAGTATGAAAGAGAGAAAGCTGAATGTTTTCATATTGGACTACTTCATGGAACAATCTCCAGCAATACCGAACATGTTCCATATGCTCCATTCCTTTTAAAAGATTTGCAAGATAAAGGGTTTGACTATTGGGCATTAGGACATATCCATCAAAGGCAGGTATTGTCTGATTCTCCTCCCATTGTATACCCAGGGAATATACAAGGTCGTCATAAAAAAGAAGAAGGACCAAAGGGCTGTATGTATGTTGAACTGACAGAAGAATCATCAGATTTATCTTTTTGGGAAACCTGTGATGTACTTTGGGAAAGTATCGAGGTCTCGATATGTGATGAATCAACGATCGATCAACTACTTCAAGCATGCCAGGAAAAGGTAGAGGAAAAGAGAAAACAGCATCAGGGTGTACTTGTCAATTTACTAATCACTGGGACTGGAAATTTATCTAGTTCCCTACAGAGTGACGAAGTAATAGAGGATATCGTTACGAGTCTCCAAGAAATAGAGGAGAATAGAGAAGATTTTGTTTATGTCTATACATATAAAAATCAAACGACATCTATTCAGAATCTAGAGAAATGGAAGAACGAAGAGCATTTTATTGGAGATTTAGTAAAACACACTGAGGATTACAATGGATTTGAAGATGCGTTATCTACTTTATATCAGCATCGGCACGTAAGAAAATTTATAAAACCGTTAACAGATGATGAAAAGCAAGAATTACTAAAGGAAGCAGAATCTTGGATGATGCATGAGCTGTTAAGCAGTGGAAAATAG
- a CDS encoding DUF1272 domain-containing protein, with protein sequence MALEMRGTCEKCNGHIEDKATAYICVHECTFCSPCTEKMNYICPNCGGELVRRPRKPENTCTL encoded by the coding sequence ATGGCACTTGAAATGAGAGGAACCTGTGAAAAATGCAATGGTCACATTGAAGACAAAGCTACAGCATATATTTGTGTTCATGAGTGTACATTTTGTTCACCTTGCACAGAGAAGATGAACTACATTTGTCCAAATTGTGGTGGAGAATTAGTGAGAAGACCGAGAAAGCCAGAAAATACTTGTACCTTATAA
- a CDS encoding FMN-dependent NADH-azoreductase has translation MNILVVKANDRPATEGVSSRMYDTFMETMNAAEGVNVTTYDVFTEDMPYLGQDLFSAFGKMQSGEELTEIEQRLITAKQKAMDALSAADVVVFAFPLWNLTIPARLHTFIDYVYAAGFAFKYDAQGNLIQLMTDKKAIFLNARGGIYSTPEAASSEMAVNYMRNVFGGVFGMEIIDEVIIEGHNANPSKATEIIEQGLQKVTQVASKLALQTV, from the coding sequence ATGAATATTTTAGTTGTAAAAGCTAACGACCGTCCGGCAACAGAAGGTGTTTCTAGTAGAATGTATGATACGTTCATGGAAACGATGAACGCTGCAGAGGGTGTAAATGTAACGACATATGATGTGTTCACAGAAGATATGCCTTACCTAGGTCAAGATTTATTTAGCGCTTTTGGTAAAATGCAAAGCGGAGAAGAACTAACAGAAATAGAGCAGCGGTTAATTACCGCAAAGCAAAAAGCAATGGATGCATTAAGTGCTGCTGACGTAGTTGTATTTGCTTTTCCATTATGGAATTTAACGATTCCTGCAAGATTACACACGTTTATTGATTACGTGTATGCTGCAGGCTTTGCGTTCAAATATGACGCACAAGGGAACCTGATACAACTTATGACTGATAAAAAGGCTATTTTCCTAAATGCACGTGGTGGTATCTATTCAACACCAGAAGCAGCATCGAGTGAAATGGCTGTGAATTATATGCGCAATGTGTTCGGAGGAGTATTTGGTATGGAGATCATAGATGAAGTAATTATCGAAGGCCACAATGCGAATCCAAGCAAAGCCACAGAGATTATCGAACAAGGATTACAAAAAGTAACTCAGGTAGCTTCTAAATTAGCACTTCAAACTGTATAG